One region of Populus trichocarpa isolate Nisqually-1 chromosome 4, P.trichocarpa_v4.1, whole genome shotgun sequence genomic DNA includes:
- the LOC18098342 gene encoding leucine--tRNA ligase, cytoplasmic translates to MATESGKSFARRDRLLEIEKKVSGWWDEKDVFRAEPGEGTPKPGEKFFGNFPFPYMNGFLHLGHAFSLSKLEFAAAFHRLNGANVLLPFGFHCTGMPIKASADKLAREIQKFGNPPVFPKEVESVELQPEPEDANAGQPPDKFKGKKSKAVAKSGGQMFQWEIMRSVGLSDSEIAEFQKPEKWLTYFPPLAMEDLKDFGLGCDWRRSFITTDMNPYFDSFVQWQMRKLKDMGKIVKDKRYTVYSPLDDQPCADHDRASGEGVQPQDYTLIKMEVMPPFPPKFKALEGRNVFLAAATLRPETMYGQTNAWVLPEGKYGAFEVNDTDVFILTERAALNLAYQGFSKTPKQPSCLVELTGYDLIGLPLKSPLSFNKVIYALPMLTILTDKGTGIVTSVPSDAPDDYMALQVLKAKPAFREKYGVKDEWVVPFDIIPIINIPEYGDKAAEKVCMDLKIKSQNEKEKLAEAKRLTYLKGFTDGTMLVGECAGRKVQEAKLLIRTKLIETGEAVMYSEPEKRVMSRSGDECVVALTDQWYLTYDDLEWKKLAEECLSQMNLYTDETKHGFEHTLGWLNRWACSRSFGLGTRIPWDPDFLVESLSDSTIYMAYYTVAHFLHNEDMYGSNKTHPIRPEEMTDDVWNFIFCDGSYPKSSKIEPSILNKMKQEFTYWYPFDLRVSGKDLIQNHLTFCIFNHTAIMAKHHWPRGFRCNGHIMLNSEKMSKSTGNFRTLRQAIEEFSADATRFSLADAGDGVDDANFVFETANSAILRLTKEIAWIEEVLAAEVSLRTGPPSTYADRVFENEINIAVLTTKKNYEKCMFREALKTGCYDLQAARDEYRLSCGSGGMNRDLVWRYIDVQTRLITPICPHYAEHVWRELLRKDGLVVNAGWPTADFPDETLKASNKYLQDSIVLMRKLLQKQIMGSKKSNKKGAPAATLTEEKITGLIYVNEQFDGWKAECLNILQSKFDRNTGTFAPEGEILEALQKSSVGQDANFKKVQKLCMPFLRFKKEEAIAIGVQALNLKLPFGEIEVLQENSDLIKRQIGLELVEILSANDHDARAKAGSFSSLLDQNPPSPGQPTAIFLLSNR, encoded by the exons ATGGCAACCGAGAGTGGAAAAAGTTTTGCAAGGAGGGACCGTCTGTTGGAGATAGAGAAGAAGGTCAGCGGCTGGTGGGATGAGAAAGATGTTTTCCGGGCTGAACCTGGTGAAGGGACTCCTAAACCAGGCGAGAAGTTCTTTGGCAACTTCCCATTTCCGTATATGAATGGGTTCTTGCATCTTGGACATGCATTCTCACTTTCCAAGCTTGAATTTGCTGCTGCTTTTCACAGATTGAATGGGGCTAACGTGCTCCTTCCTTTTGGCTTTCACTGCACCGGTATGCCTATTAAGGCCTCAGCAGATAAGCTTGCAAGGGAGATCCAAAAGTTCGGCAATCCACCTGTGTTCCCTAAAGAGGTAGAGTCAGTAGAATTGCAACCAGAGCCTGAGGATGCAAATGCTGGTCAACCACCAGATAAGTTCAAGGGAAAAAAGTCTAAGGCTGTGGCAAAATCAGGTGGACAGATGTTCCAATGGGAGATTATGCGCAGTGTTGGGCTGTCCGACAGTGAGATAGCAGAGTTCCAGAAACCAGAAAAATGGTTGACTTACTTTCCACCACTGGCCATGGAAGATCTGAAGGATTTTGGCTTGGGATGTGATTGGAGAAGATCGTTTATTACAACAGATATGAATccatattttgattcttttgtgCAGTGGCAGATGAGGAAGTTGAAGGACATGGGGAAGATTGTCAAAGATAAAAGATACACTGTATACTCTCCCTTGGATGACCAGCCATGCGCAGATCATGACAGGGCAAGTGGTGAAGGTGTGCAGCCCCAAGATTACACTCTTATAAAGATGGAAGTGATGCCTCCTTTCCCGCCTAAATTCAAAGCATTAGAGGGAAGAAACGTGTTTCTAGCTGCTGCTACATTGAGGCCCGAGACAATGTATGGACAAACAAATGCATGGGTACTGCCTGAGGGCAAGTATGGAGCTTTTGAAGTGAATGATACCGATGTCTTCATCCTGACAGAGAGAGCTGCCCTTAACCTCGCCTATCAAGGCTTCTCAAAGACCCCCAAGCAACCTAGTTGCCTGGTTGAGCTGACTGGTTATGATCTGATTGGTCTACCATTGAAGTCTCCACTTTCCTTCAACAAGGTCATTTATGCGCTTCCCATGTTGACCATTCTGACAGACAAAGGTACAGGGATCGTGACCAGTGTGCCTAGCGATGCCCCTGATGATTACATGGCATTGCAGGTTTTGAAAGCGAAACCAGCTTTCAGGGAAAAGTATGGCGTGAAGGATGAGTGGGTAGTGCCTTTTGATATTATACCCATAATCAATATTCCAGAATATGGTGATAAGGCTGCTGAAAAGGTTTGCATGGACCTGAAAATTAAGAGCCAAAATGAGAAAGAGAAGCTTGCTGAAGCTAAGAGGTTGACATACTTGAAAGGATTTACTGATGGAACCATGCTTGTTGGAGAATGTGCAGGGAGGAAAGTCCAAGAAGCAAAGTTATTGATAAGGACCAAGCTCATTGAGACAGGTGAGGCAGTTATGTATAGCGAGCCTGAGAAGCGTGTCATGTCAAGGTCTGGTGATGAATGTGTTGTGGCTCTAACAGACCAATGGTACCTCACATATGATGATCTTGAATGGAAGAAATTGGCTGAGGAGTGCTTATCCCAGATGAATCTCTACACTGATGAGACAAAACATGGCTTTGAGCATACTTTGGGCTGGCTAAATCGGTGGGCTTGCTCACGATCTTTCGGGCTTGGTACGCGCATTCCATGGGATCCAGATTTTCTTGTTGAGTCATTATCTGACTCCACTATTTACATGGCTTATTACACTGTTGCCCACTTTCTACATAATGAGGACATGTATGGTTCTAACAAGACCCATCCTATTAGACCTGAGGAAATGACTGACGATGTCTGGAATTTTATCTTCTGTGATGGTTCATacccaaaatcatcaaaaatagaACCATCTATTCTTAATAAGATGAAACAGGAGTTTACATATTGGTACCCGTTTGATCTTCGAGTCTCTGGAAAGGACCTCATTCAGAATCATCTGACATTCTGCATCTTCAACCACACAGCAATCATGGCCAAGCATCACTGGCCACGCGGATTCAGATGTAATGGACACATTATGCTCAATTCAGAGAAGATGTCTAAGTCCACAGGAAATTTCAGGACACTGCGTCAGGCCATTGAGGAATTTTCTGCTGATGCTACTCGGTTCAGTCTAGCTGATGCTGGAGATGGTGTGGATGATGCTAACTTTGTATTTGAGACTGCAAATTCTGCAATCCTTCGCCTCACTAAAGAGATTGCATGGATTGAAGAGGTTTTAGCTGCAGAGGTATCCTTGAGAACAGGACCACCATCTACTTATGCTGATCGGGtgtttgaaaatgaaataaacattGCTGTTTTAACGACAAAGAAGAATTATGAAAAATGCATGTTTAGAGAGGCTCTAAAGACTGGATGCTATGATCTCCAAGCTGCCAGAGATGAGTACAGGTTATCTTGTGGAAGTGGGGGCATGAATCGTGACTTGGTATGGCGTTATATTGATGTGCAGACACGGCTTATCACTCCTATCTGCCCACACTATGCTGAACATGTTTGGAGGGAGCTTCTGAGGAAGGATGGATTAGTTGTGAATGCTGGCTGGCCTACAGCTGATTTTCCGGATGAAACTCTTAAGGCTTCCAACAAGTACTTGCAAGATTCAATTGTTTTGATGAGGAAACTTCTTCAAAAGCAAATCATGGGTTCAAAGAAATCCAATAAGAAGGGAGCTCCTGCTGCAACACTAACTGAAGAGAAGATTACAGGTTTGATATATGTGAATGAGCAGTTTGATGGATGGAAAGCAGAATGCTTGAATATACTTCAGAGCAAATTTGACAGAAACACAGGTACTTTTGCACCAGAAGGGGAGATATTAGAGGCACTGCAAAAAAGTTCGGTTGGTCAAGATGCAAACTTTAAGAAAGTGCAAAAGCTTTGTATGCCTTTCTTGAGGTTCAAAAAGGAAGAGGCTATTGCTATTGGGGTTCAAGCCTTGAATCTGAAGCTTCCGTTCGGTGAGATTGAGGTTCTTCAGGAGAACTCAGACTTGATCAAGAGGCAAATTGGTCTGGAGTTGGTGGAAATATTGTCTGCAAATGACCATGATGCTAGAGCCAAAGCTGGTAGTTTTTCCTCTCTGTTGGATCAAAATCCTCCTTCTCCTGGACAGCCAACTGCCATCTTTTTGTTGAG CAACAGGTAG
- the LOC18098343 gene encoding glucuronoxylan 4-O-methyltransferase 1 gives MRPKGQQITNLKMLLFGVFLAFFVLFVLRSGMPSSQESPSPTSQPGVLNPMKEARETNCSQACTQIPRSLTQALVHYTTSTITPQQTRKEISVSAKVLEKKSPCNFLVFGLGHDSLMWSALNYGGRTVFLEEDEAWIAQIKRRFPMLESHHVTYDSKVNEAANLMEVGKGPECTAVGDPKFSMCQLAMKGLPGEVYEIEWDLIMVDAPTGYHDEAPGRMTAIFTAGMMARNRKEGETDVFVHDVNREVEDKFSKSFLCEGYMKKQVGRLRHFTIPSHRDDLDRPFCPE, from the coding sequence ATGAGGCCTAAAGGCCAACAAATCACCAATCTTAAGATGCTCCTCTTTGGTGTCTTCCTTGCTTTCTTTGTGCTTTTCGTGTTGCGATCAGGCATGCCGTCTTCCCAGGAAAGTCCATCTCCCACCTCTCAACCAGGAGTTTTAAACCCCATGAAAGAAGCTAGAGAAACAAATTGCTCACAAGCATGCACTCAGATCCCACGCTCCCTAACTCAAGCTCTCGTTCACTACACAACCTCAACCATCACCCCACAGCAGACACGCAAAGAAATATCAGTGAGTGCCAAAGTTTTAGAAAAGAAATCCCCATGTAACTTCTTGGTTTTTGGCCTCGGTCATGATAGCCTTATGTGGAGTGCACTCAACTACGGTGGACGAACAGTTTTCTTAGAAGAAGATGAAGCTTGGATTGCGCAAATTAAACGCCGGTTTCCCATGTTAGAGTCCCATCATGTCACATATGACAGCAAGGTGAATGAAGCTGCCAATCTCATGGAAGTAGGCAAGGGACCGGAGTGCACAGCAGTTGGTGATCCGAAGTTCTCCATGTGCCAACTTGCCATGAAAGGTTTGCCTGGTGAAGTTTATGAGATAGAATGGGACTTGATCATGGTTGATGCACCAACAGGCTACCATGATGAGGCACCAGGGAGAATGACTGCCATATTTACAGCTGGAATGATGGCACGAAACAGGAAAGAGGGAGAGACCGATGTTTTTGTGCACGATGTGAACAGAGAGGTGGAAGATAAGTTCTCCAAGTCATTTCTTTGTGAAGGATATATGAAGAAACAAGTTGGAAGGTTAAGGCACTTCACCATCCCTAGCCACAGGGATGACTTGGACAGACCCTTTTGCCCAGAGtag